Proteins encoded by one window of Halorubrum ruber:
- a CDS encoding sulfatase-like hydrolase/transferase, whose translation MPRPNHSVSNDSRPNVLLIVLDSVRAKNCSTYGYQRETTPFLTDFAEETATLYEQARAPSIHSIASHASIFSGYHVEEHQVTEHTSYLNPSANIFHKLSQEHGYSTGMFSPNVVITEASNLGECFDTKVGPKRTKFRIFDEGLSPMDIEGEVDARRFLREALAHDKPIRSILNGLYSNLTPHGGSHDPSSEFGEVYVDEFFDWLSNRGSPWAACLNLMDAHSPYAPEPRYNKWANQEHVELYEDVQNASKIESFSDEFWEKLGSLEPLYDGCIRQADAVVANLVDRLKDMGEYENTLLVITSDHGEAFGEKSRLSEARLRGHSWGIGEVQTHVPLLVKRPHQENSETVKDIATLTQFAQVVKKTLSDDSSVASFVPDEDQVIASTYRIKPPGDELPLSESDREPYFGPWRAVYRDDEMGVVKYATRRDNTGTFRIRDTGSLEEIEDTDAATVVEEVFQHLRDGVQTVGEADERELTEDVENKLADLGYLR comes from the coding sequence ATGCCTCGTCCGAATCACTCTGTATCAAATGATAGTCGTCCGAATGTGTTACTTATCGTCTTGGATAGCGTACGCGCCAAAAATTGTAGTACGTACGGCTATCAAAGGGAGACGACACCATTCCTAACTGATTTTGCTGAGGAGACCGCAACCCTTTACGAACAAGCACGAGCACCGAGTATTCACAGCATAGCTAGTCACGCCAGCATATTTTCCGGGTATCATGTTGAAGAGCATCAAGTAACAGAACACACCTCCTATCTCAATCCGTCTGCGAACATCTTTCACAAGCTCAGCCAAGAACATGGATACTCGACAGGGATGTTTTCGCCGAACGTCGTGATCACCGAGGCATCCAATCTCGGAGAGTGTTTTGACACGAAAGTTGGACCAAAACGGACGAAATTCCGAATATTCGACGAAGGGCTCTCGCCAATGGATATAGAAGGGGAAGTAGATGCAAGACGGTTCCTACGCGAAGCACTCGCCCATGACAAGCCCATCCGGTCCATCTTGAACGGTCTCTACTCGAATCTCACACCACACGGTGGCTCTCACGATCCAAGTTCAGAATTTGGTGAGGTGTACGTTGACGAGTTCTTCGATTGGCTCAGCAATCGGGGATCTCCCTGGGCAGCCTGTCTAAACCTAATGGATGCTCATAGTCCGTATGCTCCTGAACCGCGATACAATAAGTGGGCCAATCAAGAACACGTTGAGCTGTACGAGGACGTTCAAAATGCCTCAAAGATAGAGAGCTTTAGCGATGAGTTCTGGGAGAAATTAGGTTCTTTAGAGCCACTCTATGATGGTTGTATCCGTCAGGCTGATGCTGTGGTTGCAAACTTAGTGGATCGCCTCAAGGATATGGGTGAGTATGAGAATACTCTCCTTGTTATTACGAGTGATCACGGCGAAGCCTTTGGTGAAAAAAGCAGACTTTCAGAGGCCAGACTTCGTGGACATAGTTGGGGTATCGGAGAAGTCCAAACACATGTTCCGCTCCTTGTCAAGCGTCCTCATCAAGAAAACAGTGAGACCGTTAAGGATATTGCGACGTTGACACAATTCGCGCAGGTCGTTAAAAAAACCCTTTCTGACGATTCTTCCGTAGCCTCGTTCGTTCCCGATGAAGATCAAGTAATAGCTTCTACATATCGTATCAAACCTCCCGGAGATGAACTGCCTCTTAGTGAATCGGATCGGGAACCCTACTTCGGTCCGTGGCGGGCAGTGTACCGTGACGATGAGATGGGTGTTGTAAAATATGCGACTCGACGGGATAATACGGGAACATTCCGTATTCGGGATACCGGAAGTTTGGAGGAGATCGAAGATACTGATGCTGCCACGGTCGTGGAGGAGGTCTTCCAGCATCTGAGAGACGGTGTGCAGACAGTGGGTGAGGCAGATGAGCGAGAGTTAACCGAAGATGTGGAAAATAAGCTCGCTGATCTAGGATATCTACGATGA
- a CDS encoding glycosyltransferase family 4 protein: MRISFFCYNLSGTGPRTRARDIINGVAENSDHQVTVLTNEPDLVTEEANILKINLNKPVDLFQNTKTVFTNTDVAHVPINIWQVAFVRLFYSGPLVAGVGPGIQVESYYQHLGKFLGINRLIVVHEGREWKKFGYKTTICTATIDREIFHPYTENRIDKVRNELGISQDSKVVLYVGELTNHYGAELISETASFNDEFIYIVIGEGPLRSDIEENPNVRYEGYVNNRELPYYYNAADVTIGPRLSDVTSNVGLESIACGTPFITTATGYIQEFAVEPGAYIYSKRTAEALHETIVELLNDKERYSDQVQRGLGFIDSNPLTLDSAIETHLEVYDELTS; this comes from the coding sequence ATGAGGATTAGTTTTTTCTGTTACAATCTTTCCGGAACAGGACCCCGAACACGTGCTAGGGATATCATAAATGGAGTTGCTGAGAATTCTGATCATCAAGTGACAGTCCTTACAAATGAACCGGATCTCGTAACTGAGGAAGCTAATATATTAAAGATCAATCTAAACAAACCGGTTGATCTGTTTCAAAATACAAAAACTGTGTTCACAAATACAGATGTTGCTCATGTCCCAATAAATATATGGCAAGTAGCGTTTGTCCGATTATTTTACTCAGGTCCTTTAGTGGCTGGTGTTGGACCAGGTATTCAAGTTGAATCGTATTACCAGCATCTTGGTAAGTTCTTAGGAATCAACCGGCTAATTGTGGTACATGAGGGCCGTGAGTGGAAAAAATTCGGCTATAAGACTACCATATGTACTGCGACTATCGATCGAGAAATCTTCCATCCATATACAGAAAACAGGATTGATAAAGTTCGCAACGAGTTGGGGATCTCACAAGATTCCAAAGTAGTGTTATATGTTGGAGAACTCACAAATCATTATGGAGCTGAGCTCATTTCTGAAACGGCCTCGTTTAATGACGAATTCATTTATATCGTAATCGGAGAAGGTCCATTGAGGTCAGATATCGAAGAAAATCCCAATGTGAGATACGAAGGTTATGTAAACAACCGGGAATTACCATACTATTATAACGCGGCTGATGTCACAATTGGTCCTCGCTTATCAGATGTTACCTCAAACGTCGGACTTGAATCAATTGCCTGCGGTACGCCCTTCATTACAACAGCGACAGGTTATATCCAAGAGTTCGCTGTGGAACCTGGTGCGTACATCTACTCAAAGCGCACGGCTGAAGCGTTACATGAAACAATCGTGGAACTGCTTAACGATAAAGAGCGATACAGTGACCAAGTACAACGAGGGCTAGGGTTCATTGATAGCAATCCCTTAACTCTTGACTCTGCGATAGAGACACACTTAGAGGTGTACGACGAACTAACATCATGA
- a CDS encoding glycosyltransferase family 4 protein, with protein MARKIAILVKEFPPDVIGGTETQTKRMARELDGAGHEITVYTKAYKTDQSDDSLPYEVVRVPNWRISPFVSTLTFVLAATFFLLRDAREYNILQCMMIYPNGFIGRVVNTLRGLPYFAWIRGGDYYFMKDTPVKRWMIRSVLREARVLVQTERIAADVRSEFDESSLTVLGNGVDIPSVTAEGDEIVFVGRLKDQKGVDVFLRAVAGLNESVLIVGDGPERENLEALAERLNVDAEFAGEVPPDVVPDYLRRGKLFVLPSVRGEGLPNAVLEAMAVGLPVIVTDTGGAADAVVDGETGYLVSPGDEDALGDRIEQLCRDEDRRERMGEAARAWVVKNHGWETIVDSLEDVYADVTNMMDR; from the coding sequence ATGGCCAGAAAAATTGCCATACTTGTTAAGGAATTCCCGCCAGACGTAATCGGTGGGACAGAGACGCAGACGAAACGAATGGCCCGTGAACTCGACGGCGCGGGTCACGAGATAACAGTGTACACGAAAGCTTACAAGACTGACCAGAGCGATGATTCACTTCCCTATGAAGTCGTTCGCGTGCCGAATTGGCGTATCAGTCCCTTCGTTTCCACGCTAACCTTCGTACTCGCGGCGACTTTCTTCCTACTGCGCGATGCACGTGAATACAACATCCTCCAGTGTATGATGATCTACCCGAACGGGTTTATTGGTCGTGTAGTAAACACCTTACGCGGCCTCCCCTATTTTGCGTGGATCCGTGGTGGTGACTACTACTTCATGAAGGACACGCCCGTTAAGAGATGGATGATCAGAAGCGTCCTCCGAGAGGCGCGTGTCCTCGTACAGACCGAGCGTATCGCAGCAGACGTCCGCTCCGAGTTCGATGAGTCTTCACTAACTGTTCTCGGAAACGGGGTAGATATCCCGTCGGTGACCGCGGAAGGTGATGAGATCGTTTTCGTCGGCCGCCTCAAAGATCAGAAAGGAGTTGATGTCTTCCTGCGCGCCGTTGCCGGCCTCAACGAGTCCGTGCTCATCGTGGGCGATGGCCCTGAACGCGAGAATCTCGAGGCACTTGCCGAGCGTCTCAACGTGGATGCCGAGTTTGCTGGAGAGGTTCCCCCGGATGTAGTCCCGGACTACCTACGCCGGGGGAAACTCTTCGTCCTTCCATCTGTCCGCGGCGAAGGACTGCCAAACGCTGTACTGGAGGCGATGGCGGTTGGACTTCCCGTGATTGTGACCGATACGGGAGGTGCCGCAGATGCTGTCGTAGACGGTGAGACAGGGTATCTCGTTAGTCCCGGAGATGAGGATGCCCTTGGTGACCGAATTGAACAGCTCTGCCGCGATGAGGACCGGCGCGAGAGAATGGGCGAAGCCGCCCGCGCATGGGTCGTCAAGAACCACGGTTGGGAGACAATTGTGGACTCTCTTGAAGATGTCTACGCGGATGTAACTAATATGATGGATCGTTGA
- a CDS encoding glycosyltransferase family 4 protein — protein MDVLLFGKNHGQHGPTRVTRGIGSALQKMGHSVRLITYGDRSDSPHPDIEIDSHPLPEQSILSWWNLYKNVKNEVCSSEYDVFHALERYPFRSDVRTVQWTSDSYIVWRRSPESSLHARSLAGDIILNWMSRRGAKMAKSIIASSPETEDQMRSLWHLPPEKIVPLGIESAFRSPPSPVKNKVEILFVGRFEQRKGYDRILPHLNPDNPEYNINIVGGVKSETYAESLLGQKWENHYLGYLNDRELERKYQSTDIVIIPSYLENFSMVALEAIAKGCIVIITRDCGFAQFKWANPDNGIYVADSGSEIVEWINKILKNRNDIQNKKASAFKLSERLTWDNVAKEYTKVYESLTSGDES, from the coding sequence ATGGATGTTCTCCTTTTTGGGAAGAACCATGGACAACATGGTCCCACTAGAGTCACAAGGGGAATCGGAAGTGCGCTACAAAAAATGGGTCATAGTGTTAGATTGATCACCTACGGCGATCGCTCTGATTCACCACATCCCGATATCGAAATTGATTCCCACCCACTTCCGGAACAATCTATATTGTCTTGGTGGAATCTGTATAAGAACGTTAAAAATGAGGTCTGTTCGAGTGAATACGACGTTTTCCATGCTTTAGAGCGCTATCCCTTCCGTTCCGACGTGAGAACTGTTCAATGGACTTCTGATTCATATATTGTATGGCGGCGGTCTCCCGAGTCGAGTCTACACGCTCGGTCCTTAGCGGGAGATATAATACTAAATTGGATGTCTCGAAGGGGTGCTAAGATGGCAAAATCAATTATTGCGTCTAGTCCCGAGACGGAGGACCAGATGCGATCTCTCTGGCACCTACCCCCAGAGAAAATCGTTCCACTTGGAATCGAGTCTGCCTTCCGGTCCCCGCCGTCACCGGTTAAGAATAAGGTTGAAATTCTCTTTGTGGGGAGATTCGAACAGAGAAAAGGCTATGATCGAATTTTACCGCACCTAAATCCGGATAATCCGGAATATAATATAAATATTGTTGGAGGTGTCAAGAGCGAGACTTACGCAGAGTCATTGCTTGGTCAGAAGTGGGAGAATCATTACCTCGGATATCTTAATGACCGTGAGCTGGAGCGTAAGTACCAATCTACGGATATCGTGATTATACCCTCGTATCTAGAAAACTTTTCAATGGTTGCTTTGGAGGCGATCGCGAAAGGGTGTATCGTGATAATCACACGTGATTGTGGATTCGCACAGTTCAAATGGGCAAACCCAGATAATGGGATATATGTAGCAGATTCTGGAAGCGAGATAGTGGAATGGATAAACAAAATTTTGAAGAACAGAAATGATATTCAAAATAAAAAAGCAAGTGCTTTCAAGCTTTCTGAGCGACTCACATGGGATAACGTTGCCAAGGAATATACAAAAGTTTACGAGAGTCTGACTAGTGGTGACGAATCATGA
- a CDS encoding FkbM family methyltransferase: MNRIRELLRHIYNISIREWLPKKIGSYNGVAVRRPRLLDSTDVFPEYETTLVSHIRRHLPNNSTTTIVGGGLGVSSVVAVQSGSQSVNTYEASLDRLDIIQETAKLNKMSSKITLHHAIVESGILIEGSSTGADRIKADALPESDVLILDCEGAEEEILANIDRNPDMIIVECHPMFDVNPREIVELLEDKGYTVIDREDEKVNRGKITIVTATTD, translated from the coding sequence ATGAACAGAATTCGCGAATTACTGAGGCATATTTATAATATTTCCATCCGTGAATGGCTCCCTAAAAAAATTGGATCCTACAATGGAGTAGCTGTTAGACGACCCAGATTGCTGGATTCAACAGACGTGTTTCCAGAGTATGAAACTACTCTTGTGTCACACATCAGACGACACCTCCCTAATAACTCAACTACTACGATTGTTGGAGGAGGGTTAGGGGTGTCATCAGTTGTGGCTGTACAATCAGGGAGCCAGAGTGTTAACACATATGAGGCTTCATTGGATAGATTAGATATAATTCAGGAAACAGCAAAGCTTAATAAAATGTCTAGTAAGATAACTCTCCATCATGCGATTGTGGAATCTGGCATCCTGATTGAGGGATCGTCAACAGGTGCTGACCGAATCAAGGCTGACGCTCTACCAGAGTCAGATGTTCTCATTTTAGACTGTGAAGGTGCAGAGGAAGAAATTCTAGCAAATATAGATAGAAATCCTGATATGATAATTGTTGAGTGTCACCCTATGTTTGATGTAAACCCAAGAGAAATCGTAGAACTGTTGGAAGACAAAGGATATACTGTAATCGATAGAGAAGATGAGAAGGTGAATAGAGGTAAAATAACAATTGTTACTGCTACTACTGATTAA
- a CDS encoding NAD-dependent epimerase/dehydratase family protein: MTKGSALTVAVTGAAGYLGSCVVATLLDGGHNVLPVDNFSTGSVESIRGQAVKHIDVRDRRAVRDVIGNADAVIHLAAVSDVESCEETPEHAFDVNVVGTENVAWVCRQKGIPLSFAGSVAVFGEPESFPLRPELRRDPLNVYGSTKQMNEDDIHSLSSRKFPAHVFLMANLFGAHDEGDNGVIRKRTVIDLFIDAARANEPLKVYDPGTQARNFIHVKDAADAYLRSVEALVDAEDGATTYTLGSDQVLSVLELAELVQGIAEDELGHTPPIERVENPRDEAISERFAMETSPVTNELGFESYRTVEESIRQVLSE; this comes from the coding sequence ATGACGAAAGGGAGTGCGTTGACGGTCGCTGTGACTGGCGCCGCGGGATACCTCGGGTCTTGTGTGGTAGCGACGCTACTCGATGGGGGTCATAACGTCCTCCCTGTAGACAATTTTAGCACCGGAAGCGTCGAATCAATTCGGGGCCAAGCAGTGAAACACATCGACGTGCGGGATCGACGAGCAGTTCGTGATGTGATCGGGAACGCCGACGCAGTTATTCACTTAGCCGCAGTCAGTGATGTTGAGTCGTGTGAGGAGACGCCAGAGCACGCGTTTGACGTGAACGTCGTCGGCACCGAAAACGTCGCATGGGTATGTCGCCAAAAAGGTATTCCCCTATCTTTTGCGGGGAGCGTCGCCGTGTTCGGTGAGCCAGAGTCTTTCCCACTTCGACCTGAACTCCGTCGGGATCCGTTGAATGTGTATGGGAGCACAAAGCAGATGAACGAAGATGACATACATTCACTGTCGTCTCGGAAGTTCCCTGCTCACGTGTTTCTGATGGCGAATCTGTTTGGTGCCCACGATGAGGGCGATAACGGGGTTATCCGGAAGCGTACCGTTATTGATCTCTTCATTGACGCCGCAAGAGCGAACGAGCCGCTTAAAGTGTACGACCCCGGGACGCAGGCTCGAAACTTCATTCATGTCAAAGATGCCGCTGATGCGTATCTCCGATCCGTCGAAGCACTCGTTGATGCGGAAGATGGAGCAACGACGTACACGTTGGGATCTGACCAGGTGCTCTCGGTATTGGAGCTCGCAGAGCTCGTTCAGGGGATTGCCGAAGACGAACTAGGACACACCCCACCGATCGAGCGTGTCGAAAATCCTCGAGACGAAGCGATTTCAGAACGGTTCGCTATGGAGACTTCACCCGTCACCAACGAGCTCGGGTTCGAGTCGTATCGAACAGTCGAAGAGAGTATTCGACAGGTGCTTTCCGAATAG
- a CDS encoding oligosaccharyl transferase, archaeosortase A system-associated, translating into MSDSNDPPDESDSSPSDLLARWYHVPVLLGISVFMLWTRLRSYGNFIQNGEVYFRGNDAWYHLRETTYLMENWPNTLPFDPWTGFPYGNSVGQFGTLWDHIMAVGIWIARPIMGGAEEVMLIMAPITGALVAVPTYFIARRFVDRVPALVGAATLALFSGTFLRYTLVGFPDHSAAEILFQSTAILAFLVALGVAEREKPVWELVVDQDWDALRKPIAYAAAAGVALGLYMWTWQPGILMVGFTGIFLAVKLTSDTYHEKSPEPAAFAGTVTMIVAGLMQVIPLDTFSFNPTDYSLLQVVLPLAVALGAVFLAWLARQWEARDLGTDTYPAAVGGLILTSAGFVWLAIPSLWSTIVSNLLNTVAFSASAGARTIGEAQPPLQGASFSNFVLSQYGLAFFLALAAVLYILARPLYRSDDTNHTLYIPAALAVVGSVYAVPQAYGAIGGLVGVDWQVIGLLIAAAFLVGATFLVEYDAEELYFVVWAAFIGSAAFTQVRFNYYFAVVVAVGTAYFLQVALDALELTSLDAVREIEGWQILTVAAVLAVLIVPLVGVATPVWQAGNSSQPGSVVQWDESLQWMNDETPQPGELEGADNPMELYGTYERPADGDYEYPEGAYGVQSWWDYGHWITTRAERIPNANPFQQNAGQAADYLLAPSEEEAAEVLASQSTEGNETRYVMVDWQMASPNSKFNAPVTFYSGNETVRDFNEVLYQRVQGPQGQQGGLRFALQMRTQRYHESQMIRLYQHYGSAVEPQPVVIDWEPQTAQTQSGEQVEIKVLPTDGQAIRRFDNLSAAQSYVEADGSAQVGGVMGVPSERLDALEHYRLVHATAETPGRSPYAQQAQILAQRFGVDLQATFGESLFGAFTDDFVKTFERVPGATVEGSGAEPGQEVKATVEMEKPSGETFEYTQYATADEDGNFEFTLPYSTTGYDEFGPENGYTNTSVRATGPYNITTERTTGDDLYTTQRVGQVEVTEGQVVGVDDAAATVELEERIIDCPSGDPECPVDGSGSDGGDSTNSTDAGALIGAEPVATTATAATTATAPN; encoded by the coding sequence ATGAGCGATTCGAACGATCCGCCGGACGAATCGGACTCGTCCCCGTCCGATCTCCTCGCACGGTGGTACCACGTTCCCGTCCTCCTCGGGATATCTGTGTTCATGCTGTGGACGCGACTGCGCTCGTACGGGAACTTCATCCAGAACGGCGAGGTGTACTTCCGTGGTAACGACGCGTGGTACCACCTCCGTGAAACGACGTATCTCATGGAGAATTGGCCAAACACACTCCCGTTTGATCCGTGGACGGGATTTCCGTACGGGAACAGCGTGGGACAGTTCGGCACTCTCTGGGATCACATCATGGCTGTCGGGATCTGGATCGCCAGGCCGATTATGGGCGGCGCCGAGGAGGTTATGCTCATCATGGCCCCCATCACTGGCGCGCTCGTCGCTGTGCCGACGTACTTCATCGCGCGGCGATTTGTCGACCGCGTGCCCGCGCTCGTCGGCGCGGCGACGCTGGCGCTGTTCTCGGGGACTTTCCTCCGGTATACGCTCGTCGGGTTTCCCGACCACAGCGCGGCGGAGATCCTCTTCCAGAGCACCGCCATCCTAGCGTTCCTCGTCGCGCTCGGCGTGGCGGAACGCGAGAAACCGGTATGGGAACTCGTCGTCGATCAGGACTGGGACGCGCTCCGTAAACCGATCGCCTACGCCGCCGCGGCCGGCGTCGCGCTCGGCCTCTACATGTGGACGTGGCAGCCGGGTATCCTGATGGTCGGCTTCACAGGGATCTTCCTCGCGGTCAAGCTTACGAGCGACACCTACCACGAGAAGAGCCCCGAGCCGGCCGCGTTTGCCGGCACAGTCACGATGATCGTTGCGGGGTTGATGCAGGTCATCCCGCTCGACACCTTCTCGTTCAACCCGACTGACTACTCGCTCCTCCAAGTTGTCTTGCCGCTTGCCGTCGCGCTCGGCGCCGTCTTCCTCGCGTGGCTCGCACGCCAATGGGAGGCGCGTGACCTCGGGACCGACACCTACCCCGCGGCCGTCGGCGGCCTCATCCTCACGTCCGCAGGATTCGTCTGGCTCGCGATCCCTTCACTGTGGTCGACGATCGTCAGCAACCTCCTCAACACCGTCGCCTTCTCCGCGAGCGCCGGCGCCCGCACCATCGGCGAGGCCCAACCCCCCCTTCAGGGCGCCTCCTTCTCCAACTTCGTCCTCTCGCAGTACGGGCTCGCCTTCTTCCTCGCGCTCGCCGCGGTCCTCTACATCCTCGCACGCCCACTGTATCGCTCCGATGACACCAATCACACCCTCTACATACCGGCCGCGCTCGCGGTCGTCGGCTCCGTCTACGCGGTCCCGCAGGCGTACGGCGCCATCGGCGGCCTCGTCGGCGTCGACTGGCAGGTGATCGGCCTGCTCATCGCCGCCGCCTTCCTCGTCGGCGCGACATTCCTCGTCGAGTACGACGCCGAGGAGCTGTACTTCGTCGTGTGGGCGGCGTTCATCGGCAGCGCGGCGTTCACCCAAGTCCGCTTCAACTACTACTTCGCCGTCGTCGTCGCGGTCGGCACGGCGTACTTCCTCCAGGTCGCGCTCGACGCGCTCGAGCTCACCTCGCTCGACGCGGTCCGCGAGATCGAGGGGTGGCAGATACTCACCGTCGCGGCCGTCCTCGCGGTCCTGATCGTCCCACTCGTCGGCGTCGCCACCCCGGTCTGGCAGGCCGGCAACTCCAGCCAGCCGGGCAGCGTCGTCCAGTGGGACGAGAGCCTCCAGTGGATGAACGACGAGACGCCCCAGCCGGGCGAGCTTGAGGGCGCGGACAACCCGATGGAGCTGTACGGCACCTACGAGCGCCCCGCCGACGGCGACTACGAGTACCCGGAGGGCGCCTACGGCGTCCAGTCGTGGTGGGACTACGGCCACTGGATCACCACGCGCGCCGAGCGCATCCCGAACGCCAACCCGTTCCAGCAGAACGCGGGCCAAGCGGCCGACTACCTCCTCGCGCCGAGCGAGGAGGAAGCCGCGGAAGTGCTCGCGAGCCAGAGCACCGAGGGCAACGAGACCCGCTACGTGATGGTCGACTGGCAGATGGCGTCGCCGAATTCCAAGTTCAACGCGCCGGTCACGTTCTACTCGGGCAACGAGACGGTGCGCGACTTCAACGAAGTGCTCTACCAGCGGGTCCAGGGGCCGCAGGGCCAGCAGGGCGGGCTCCGGTTTGCGCTCCAGATGCGGACGCAGCGCTACCACGAGAGCCAGATGATCCGGCTCTACCAGCACTACGGCAGCGCGGTCGAGCCGCAGCCGGTCGTGATCGACTGGGAGCCGCAGACCGCGCAGACGCAGTCCGGCGAGCAGGTCGAGATCAAGGTGCTCCCGACGGACGGCCAGGCGATCCGCCGGTTCGATAACCTCTCGGCGGCGCAGTCGTACGTCGAGGCGGACGGTTCCGCGCAGGTCGGCGGCGTAATGGGCGTCCCCTCCGAGCGCCTCGACGCGCTCGAACACTACCGGCTGGTCCACGCGACGGCCGAGACGCCGGGGCGGTCGCCGTACGCCCAGCAGGCGCAGATCCTCGCCCAGCGGTTCGGCGTCGACCTCCAGGCGACGTTCGGCGAGTCGCTGTTCGGCGCGTTCACCGACGACTTCGTCAAGACGTTCGAACGCGTGCCGGGCGCGACCGTCGAGGGCTCGGGCGCCGAGCCCGGCCAAGAGGTCAAAGCGACCGTCGAGATGGAGAAGCCGTCGGGCGAGACGTTCGAGTACACGCAGTACGCGACCGCCGACGAGGACGGGAACTTCGAGTTCACGCTCCCGTACTCGACGACGGGCTACGACGAGTTCGGGCCCGAGAACGGGTACACGAACACGAGCGTCCGCGCGACCGGGCCGTACAACATCACCACCGAGCGGACGACCGGCGACGACCTGTACACGACCCAGCGCGTCGGGCAGGTCGAGGTGACCGAGGGTCAGGTCGTCGGCGTCGACGACGCCGCGGCGACGGTCGAGCTCGAAGAGCGGATCATCGACTGTCCCAGCGGCGACCCCGAGTGCCCCGTCGACGGCAGCGGGAGCGACGGCGGCGATTCGACGAACTCGACCGACGCGGGGGCGCTGATCGGCGCCGAGCCGGTCGCGACGACGGCGACGGCCGCCACGACGGCGACCGCACCGAACTGA
- a CDS encoding DUF368 domain-containing protein, with product MAELREWATIYLKGVAMGSADAVPGVSGGTIALIVGIYERLIAAVTAVDPGRARRVLGGVRPGGRADARDAFREIDGAFLLVLGAGIGTAVVTVLSAVNRLLATQPVATYGFFFGLIAASAAVLLGDVDLSTPRRKAAAVAGFALAFLASGVAGTALGNPLPVVFLAGGLAVSAMVLPGISGSLLLVVLGQYEYMSGIVGQFVDAAGALALGNGADALVETLPPVATFLLGGVVGLFTIAHAVRYALARARAATLAFLVSLVVGALRAPLVEVSARLAESGESWRAAAPRFALAALVGAVLVAVLNRYSATIEY from the coding sequence ATGGCCGAACTCCGCGAGTGGGCGACGATCTACCTGAAGGGCGTGGCGATGGGGAGCGCCGACGCCGTGCCGGGCGTCTCCGGGGGCACCATCGCGCTGATCGTCGGGATCTACGAGCGGCTGATCGCGGCGGTCACCGCCGTCGATCCCGGCCGCGCACGACGCGTACTCGGCGGCGTACGACCGGGCGGCCGGGCCGACGCGCGCGACGCGTTCCGCGAGATCGACGGCGCCTTCCTCCTCGTGTTGGGCGCGGGGATCGGCACCGCGGTCGTGACCGTGTTGAGCGCGGTGAACCGATTGCTCGCGACGCAGCCGGTCGCGACGTACGGCTTCTTCTTCGGGCTGATCGCGGCGAGCGCCGCGGTGCTGCTCGGCGACGTCGACCTCTCGACCCCGCGCCGGAAGGCCGCCGCGGTCGCTGGCTTCGCGCTCGCGTTCCTCGCGTCGGGCGTCGCGGGGACCGCGCTCGGCAATCCCCTCCCGGTCGTCTTCCTCGCGGGCGGCCTCGCCGTCAGCGCGATGGTACTTCCCGGCATTTCGGGCTCGCTGCTGTTGGTCGTCCTCGGCCAGTACGAGTACATGTCCGGCATCGTGGGGCAGTTCGTCGACGCCGCCGGCGCGCTCGCGCTCGGTAACGGCGCGGACGCGCTCGTCGAGACGCTGCCGCCGGTGGCGACGTTCCTGCTCGGCGGCGTCGTCGGGCTCTTCACGATCGCCCACGCCGTCCGCTACGCGCTGGCGCGGGCGCGGGCCGCCACGCTCGCGTTCCTCGTGAGCCTCGTCGTCGGTGCGCTGCGCGCGCCGCTGGTGGAGGTGTCCGCGCGGTTAGCCGAAAGCGGCGAGTCGTGGCGCGCGGCCGCGCCGCGGTTCGCGCTGGCCGCGCTCGTCGGCGCCGTGCTCGTGGCCGTGTTGAACCGCTACTCCGCGACCATCGAGTACTGA
- a CDS encoding DUF5615 family PIN-like protein, whose product MRVSFLLDENIAAPLADKLAKAGHDVERVVAVSELGEGVDDVAIRRYAVEHDRLIVTSDDDFVQMSVDSHSGVFYVPDQSLETHELYHIIQRVVEVYPDRDAMKAVTYITTDWL is encoded by the coding sequence ATGCGGGTGTCATTTCTGCTCGATGAGAACATCGCGGCTCCACTGGCAGACAAACTCGCCAAAGCGGGCCACGACGTAGAGCGCGTCGTCGCCGTGAGCGAGCTCGGTGAGGGCGTCGACGACGTCGCGATTCGCCGGTACGCCGTCGAACACGACCGTCTCATCGTCACCAGTGACGACGATTTTGTCCAGATGTCGGTCGACTCGCACAGTGGCGTATTCTACGTGCCCGATCAATCACTCGAAACGCACGAGCTCTATCACATCATCCAGCGCGTCGTCGAGGTGTATCCCGACCGGGACGCCATGAAGGCGGTGACGTACATCACCACCGACTGGTTGTGA